A genomic stretch from Festucalex cinctus isolate MCC-2025b chromosome 13, RoL_Fcin_1.0, whole genome shotgun sequence includes:
- the stard13b gene encoding stAR-related lipid transfer protein 13 isoform X4, which produces MLDMFRELPESSGSECLGSMTPESRDIYLRMDHHRRRSGYRLGRIIARQQLLKRIAGEVEAKEACDWLRAAGFPQYAQLFEDSQFPIDISPVKRDHDFLDKDLVEPLCRRLNTLNKCASLKLDVNLPKKKNEDSDEEDLFAISDKWTFEWSSRRWSRLQDIDCLLGKQGLDPSAGDNVPLRTTTSSESLGTDLSEPEISSVHSESSGGSGRQGLSTEDSDGSNRTCPDSVAMPDLTSLTMSHIAKDISHYGSLPHKHGKTSRTRAKDFLRRMETLRSRGALTRGRKTLVISSPVPQREPLALKTLPCVDIINGAPQLPSYEVPSRSGSEGSSRSSGSAGSTPSLKERKPYRADHKRSGMYLEDVDVFSGKQVAEQNRINEFCSYEDLVVHIPNDHKPGTFPKALSIESLSPTNGASIKWHTGSMHLDSPLISCRQEARPVTQCGSRISVYDNVPGSHLYASTGDLMDLEKEDLFPHLDDILMHVSGLQQIVDHWSKNVLPGGDGVSTVGLRSFSQITLDFEADSVTESQSAPSAGDGVSLSDADATRLGERRDSGVGASLTRPNRLRWPSFQISNRLSHSVASLQITNQSAGQLSLLQKFSLLRLTAIMEKYSLSNKHGWTWAVPKFMKRMKVPDYKDKNVFGVPLIVHVQRSGQPLPLGLQQALRYLRSQCLDQVGLFRKSGVKSRIQALRQLNESSPGNVSYDDQSAYDVADMVKQFFRDLPEPLLTSKLGETFLHIYQYVPKDQRLQAVQAAIMLMSDENREVLQTLLCFLSDVTSSVEENQMTPMNIAVCLAPSLFHLNILKKDNLSPRAMQKKYASGRPDQKDLNENLAATQGLAHMITECNRLFEIPHEMVTQSRNSYVEAELHAPTFDELFKRLEDDDENHVEGRLGNLLKEAREKSKYWVSCSSSDNTELFYKKVGDGNPLRRWRVSVEVEAPPSVVLNRVLRERHLWDVDLLQWKVCETLDKQTEVFQYVLNRMPPHPSRDFVVLRSWRTDLPKGACSLVSVSIEHEGCPPIGAVRAFVLESNYLLEPCGSGKSRLTHICRVDLKGRTPEWYNKAFGHLCAAEAARIRNSFQPLIADGPETKI; this is translated from the exons AAGTCGAGGCGAAGGAGGCGTGCGACTGGCTGCGGGCCGCCGGATTTCCCCAGTACGCGCAGCTCTTTGAAG ATTCCCAGTTCCCCATTGACATCAGCCCTGTCAAACGAGACCATGACTTCCTGGACAAAGATCTCGTGGAGCCTCTTTGCAG GCGACTCAACACCTTAAATAAGTGTGCCTCCTTGAAACTTGATGTGAACCTCCCAAAGAAGAAA AACGAAGACTCTGATGAGGAAGACCTGTTTGCCATTAGTGACAAATGGACGTTTGAATGGAGCAGCCGACGCTGGTCCAGGCTGCAGGACATTGACTGTCTTCTGGGAAAACAAGGATTAGATCCGTCCGCTGGGGACAACGTGCCTCTCCGAACCACAACCAGCAGCGAAAGTCTTGGAACAGACCTCAGTGAGCCCGAAATATCCTCAGTACATAGCGAAAGCAGCGGCGGCAGCGGTCGTCAGGGTCTAAGCACCGAGGACTCTGACGGTTCCAATCGCACCTGCCCGGATTCTGTAGCCATGCCGGACTTGACGTCCCTTACAATGTCTCATATCGCAAAAGACATCAGCCATTACGGCTCGCTGCCTCACAAGCACGGCAAGACGAGTCGCACCCGCGCCAAAGACTTCTTGAGACGCATGGAGACCCTGCGCTCCCGGGGAGCGCTTACGAGGGGCCGTAAGACGTTGGTCATCAGTTCGCCGGTGCCGCAACGGGAACCTCTCGCGCTCAAGACGCTGCCGTGCGTGGACATCATAAACGGCGCGCCGCAGCTGCCGTCCTACGAGGTTCCGTCCCGGTCCGGCAGTGAAGGGAGCAGCCGTTCCAGTGGGAGTGCAGGCAGCACGCCCAGCCTGAAAGAGCGCAAGCCGTACCGGGCCGACCACAAGCGCAGCGGCATGTATCTGGAAGACGTCGACGTCTTCTCAGGCAAGCAAGTGGCAGAACAAAATCGCATCAATGAATTCTGCTCCTATGAGGACCTGGTGGTCCATATTCCCAATGACCACAAGCCGGGAACCTTCCCCAAAGCACTGTCCATCGAAAGCTTATCGCCAACCAACGGGGCCTCAATAAAATGGCACACGGGTAGCATGCACCTAGACTCGCCGCTAATTTCATGCCGACAGGAAGCCCGGCCCGTCACGCAGTGCGGGAGCCGCATCAGCGTTTATGACAACGTCCCTGGCTCTCATCTGTACGCCAGCACTGGGGACCTCATGGACCTGGAGAAAGAGGACCTGTTTCCTCACCTGGACGACATCTTGATGCACGTCAGCGGTCTGCAGCAGATCGTCGACCACTGGTCCAAGAATGTACTGCCGGGTGGGGATGGGGTGTCGACGGTCGGCCTTCGGTCTTTCAGTCAGATCACGCTAGACTTTGAGGCGGATTCTGTGACCGAAAGCCAGAGCGCGCCGAGTGCCGGGGATGGAGTATCGCTTTCAGACGCGGACGCGACAAGACTCGGCGAGAGGCGAGACTCGGGTGTAGGGGCTTCCCTTACGAGACCTAATCG GTTACGGTGGCCCAGCTTTCAGATATCCAATCGTCTTAGCCACTCGGTGGCGTCGTTGCAGATAACGAACCAGTCGGCAGGCCAGCTGAGTTTGTTACAGAAGTTCTCTCTGCTCCGGCTTACTGccatcatggaaaaatactcCTTGTCAAACAAACATGGCTGGACCTG GGCCGTACCAAAATTTATGAAGAGAATGAAGGTCCCGGACTACAAGGACAAGAACGTGTTTGGCGTCCCCCTTATAGTTCACGTGCAGCGTTCTGGGCAGCCTCTGCCCCTCGGCCTGCAGCAGGCCCTGCGGTACTTGAGGAGCCAGTGTCTTGACCAG GTGGGACTCTTTCGTAAATCCGGGGTCAAGTCCCGAATTCAAGCGCTGAGGCAGCTGAACGAAAGCTCCCCGGGCAACGTGAGCTACGACGACCAGTCGGCGTACGACGTGGCAGACATGGTCAAACAGTTCTTCAGGGATCTGCCGGAGCCGCTGCTCACCAGCAAGCTGGGGGAAACCTTCCTCCACATCTACCAAT ATGTACCCAAGGACCAACGATTGCAGGCTGTCCAGGCCGCCATTATGTTGATGTCGGACGAAAACCGAGAGGTGCTGCAGACGCTTCTTTGTTTCCTGAGCGATGTGACGTCCTCGGTGGAGGAAAACCAGATGACGCCCATGAACATTGCCGTGTGCCTGGCGCCTTCCCTTTTCCACCTCAACATACTCAAGAAAGACAATCTTTCCCCGAG GGCCATGCAGAAGAAGTACGCGAGCGGAAGGCCGGACCAGAAGGACCTGAATGAAAATTTAGCTGCGACGCAAGGTCTCGCTCACATGATCACAGAGTGCAACCGTCTCTTTGAG ATCCCTCACGAAATGGTTACGCAGTCACGCAATTCATACGTGGAGGCCGAGCTCCACGCGCCGACTTTTGACGAGCTCTTCAAGCGGctggaggacgacgacgagAACCACGTGGAGGGCAGACTGGGAAACCTGCTCAAAGAGGCCCGCGAAAAATCCAAATACTGGGTGTCCTGTAGCAGCTCCGATAACACGGAGCTCTTCTACAAAAAG GTGGGTGACGGGAACCCGCTGAGACGCTGGAGGGTGTCGGTGGAGGTGGAGGCGCCGCCGTCGGTGGTGTTGAACCGCGTGCTGCGGGAGCGCCACCTGTGGGACGTCGACTTGCTGCAGTGGAAAGTGTGCGAGACGCTGGACAAGCAGACGGAGGTGTTTCAGTACGTCCTCAATCGGATGCCGCCTCACCCCAGCCGGGACTTTGTGGTTCTCAG GTCATGGAGGACAGACTTGCCCAAAGGCGCATGTTCCCTGGTTTCTGTATCAATCGAGCATGAGGGTTGTCCTCCCATCGGAGCGGTACGAGCTTTTGTCCTGGAGTCCAATTACCTGCTGGAGCCCTGCGGTTCAGGGAAGTCCAGGCTGACTCACATTTGCCGAGTGGATCTGAA GGGAAGGACTCCGGAATGGTACAACAAAGCCTTTGGCCACCTTTGTGCCGCAGAAGCTGCTCGCATCCGCAACTCCTTTCAGCCGCTCATCGCAGACGGTCCAGAGACCAAAATCTGA